CATCCCATTCGACCCGATCTGGGTATTAGGATGGCCGCCGGCTCGTAGAACCTGACGATAAATCTCTTCAATCATAGGGGCTGTCAGCAGGTCACCCTGAATCAGCACCCAATCACCGGGCTTGACCGCCACGGAATAATTGACCAGAACATCTGCCAGTTTTGCGCATCTCGGATCGATCATGTTATTTTTCCTCTTTCTGGGATAGGGAGGTTTTTCCATTAAAGATTTTACAATAATGTCACTAATTTGAACCTACCCATTCGGGTAAGTAAGCACCATTCCAAATGATTGAACTCATCTAAGGAATACTCAGCGGATAAATAGTCGACCCCAAAAATAAACTTTTAGATTGCTTCGCAAGCTCGCAATGACAAAAAAATTCTTGTCATTGCGAACGGAGTGAAGCAATCTCAGATTCAATCTTTGTAAGATAGGTCGCTAACCCACCAAAACGAAAAAAGAGGTGCTAAAAAGCACCTCTTTCTCTTCTATTAAATATCCTACTAACCTAACTGCGCAATTCCGCGTTCAGTTCCTTACCCAGCAGGAAGATCACCTTCTGCCGGAGCTTACTCACTTCCTTGTCCGTCAGGGTGCGATCCGGAGCGATATAGGTCAGGCTGAAAGCGAGGCTCTTCTTCCCCTCGCCCACCTGCTTGCCCCTGAAGATATCAAAGAGTTGCAGCTTCGCCAAATATTCCCCGCCGCCCATTCGGATCACTTCTTCCACCTGAGCAGCCGTGACCGTTTCATCCACAACCACGGCCAAGTCTTCCAGCACAGGCGGGTAGGTCGGGACGGGCTCTACGTCAAACAGGATCCGGGCCGCCGCCAACAGCGGGACCAGGTCAAATTCTGCCAGATAGACCGGGGCGTCACCCAGTTCGTAATTGGCCTTTGCCAGCGGGTGAAGCTCACCCATTGCGCCGACTTTCTTCCCGTTCACCAGCACATCCGCTGACTTCCCGGGGTGCAGGCTGGGGTGTTCGGCGGCCACATAGGCCACATCATCAATATGCAGCCCGGCCATCATGCCCTCAATCACACCCTTCAGGTCATAGAAATCCATCACCTCTGTGGCGTCATTCTGCCAATCGGCAGTGGTCCGCAGGCCGGTCAGGCCAATCGAAAGCATCATCTTTTCATTCGGGAGCTGCTGTCCCTCTACCGGGAGGAACACCGGCCCGATTTCAAAGAATGCCAGCCGGTCACTCAGCGTGGCGTTATATTCCATGATCTCCAACAGGGTCGCCACCGCGCTGCGGCGCATCACCCTGCGGTCCACGGTGATCGGGTTCTGAATTTCAACATAAGGCACTTCCGGCGCCGTATATTCGGGCGGGAACCGGCGGGCTTCACGTTCAGGCGCTGTCATCCGGTAAGCAATCAACTCCTGCATTCCCAGATTGACCAGCAAATCCCGCAGAACCTCTTCCATCGCCATCTCATAGTCCACCCGCTGCGGCGGCAGGGGTTGGTTCAGAGAGCGGGAAGGAATCTTATCATAACCATAGATCCGGCTGATCTCTTCCAATAAATCCGCCCGGCCAATCAGTCCGTCATGGATGTCCAATCGGTGCGGCGGGGTCTTGGCGGTGACGATATCACCTTTCACGCTGCACTCAAACTCAAGCCGGCCCAGAATCTCAGCGATGGCGTCGGGGCTGATCGCCACGCCCAGGTTATTGTCCACCCATTCCGCAGAAATCTCCACCACGGGGTCTTCCGGCGGGTTGGGATAATTATCAATCACGCCCTTGGCAATCGTGCCACCGCCCCATTCCTGCATGCGCTTAAGGCAGAGCCGCAGGCCCAGTTCGGCTAATGCCGGATGGATCCCCCGGCTGAAGCGATAGGCGGCTTCCGAGTTAATCTTCAGCTTGCTGACGGTCTTGCGGATATTGATAAAGTTCCAGGAAGCGCCTTCGAGCAAAACGTTGCAGGTCTGGCCGTTCACTTCGCTTTCCTGACCACCCATCACACCGGCCAGCGAGAGAGCACCGGCATTATCGGTCACCAGCTCCATCCCGGCATCCAGAGTGTGTTCCACATCATCCAGAGTTGTTAGCTTCTCGCCCTCTTCCGCCGTGCGGGTGATGATCTTGGGTGTCTTACCGGCCACACGATCCACAAGAATGTCATAGTCAAAGGCATGGAGCGGCTCACCAATCTCTAGCATCACATAATTGGTCGCATCCACGATCGCGTTGATCGGCCGCATACCGGCCATGTTCAAGCGCCGACGTACCCAATATGGGCTGGGGCAGGTAGCAACGCCCTCCAACATCCCCAGCATGAAGC
This Chloroflexota bacterium DNA region includes the following protein-coding sequences:
- a CDS encoding phenylalanine--tRNA ligase subunit beta, giving the protein MKVPLTWLNDYVDLSDLDVEDLAKVMTMVGLEVEEIHLVGLPMPEAERHEFKYTGFSWPKDKFIVARVDEVLPHPNADRLVLCRLNDGEEEIIVLTGAPNLYDYKGKGPLDEPLKVAYAREGAELYDGHQPGHELTTLKRMKIRGVESFSMICSEKELGISEAHEGVILLDADAPTGMPLVDYMGDAVFDVDTLPNMVRDASVLGTAREIAAATSKELKYPDDSFEMAGPALEGRVSLEIKDPELNPRFMLGMLEGVATCPSPYWVRRRLNMAGMRPINAIVDATNYVMLEIGEPLHAFDYDILVDRVAGKTPKIITRTAEEGEKLTTLDDVEHTLDAGMELVTDNAGALSLAGVMGGQESEVNGQTCNVLLEGASWNFINIRKTVSKLKINSEAAYRFSRGIHPALAELGLRLCLKRMQEWGGGTIAKGVIDNYPNPPEDPVVEISAEWVDNNLGVAISPDAIAEILGRLEFECSVKGDIVTAKTPPHRLDIHDGLIGRADLLEEISRIYGYDKIPSRSLNQPLPPQRVDYEMAMEEVLRDLLVNLGMQELIAYRMTAPEREARRFPPEYTAPEVPYVEIQNPITVDRRVMRRSAVATLLEIMEYNATLSDRLAFFEIGPVFLPVEGQQLPNEKMMLSIGLTGLRTTADWQNDATEVMDFYDLKGVIEGMMAGLHIDDVAYVAAEHPSLHPGKSADVLVNGKKVGAMGELHPLAKANYELGDAPVYLAEFDLVPLLAAARILFDVEPVPTYPPVLEDLAVVVDETVTAAQVEEVIRMGGGEYLAKLQLFDIFRGKQVGEGKKSLAFSLTYIAPDRTLTDKEVSKLRQKVIFLLGKELNAELRS